Below is a genomic region from Echinicola rosea.
AAATTTCTTGTCTAATTTTCCATTAAGGTTATTAGCCAAATCCTCGCCTTGCTTTTGAACCTTTTTTCTGGTTTTACCTCCTTCATCAGGAGCAAACATAATTCCCAAAGCGACTCCGGCTGCTAGTCCGGCTACTAAACCTAATAATACTTTTCCTTCACCCATAATTTTACAATTTTTAGTGATTTAAACTAGTTTTAATTTATTTTTACAAAATTACGCCCCATGGTTAAAAACTTATGTACCAAATGGATACGTACACTCATCATCAATCAACAACCATGCTAAAGTTGATCACATTCCCTGATAATCTTGATCATTTTCTTTTTGAAGCCGGCTCAGCCCATCTTCTGTTAGGGTGAAAATCTGCTTTTTCAATGTTCTAAAATCTTTCGCAAAAAAGGCAACCAATTCTTCCAGTTCCTCTTGCCTTCTGAAGATTTTGCTAGTCATGGGATGCCCTTCATAACACCGCTGACTAATGTCGTGAAGTTGGCGGCTGACCTTATCATCCAGCGCTTCCCTTCTTCGATCCAGGATCGACAAACGATTTTCCATTCTTCTGGAAACGTTAAAATCGAGTTCTTCCAAAAAATGATGAAAATAACCCGCCATTAATTTTTTCAGAAAACGAATTTCATCTTGGTAAAAAGCCAAATCAGAACGCCAATGTTCACCAAGTGCATAAAACTCAGTGCTCATATCACCATTTTGGTGCATTATCATCCCTTGATCCTTGGCTCCCAAATCAGCTTCCATAACATTAGCGATAGAAGTAAACTAAAATCTTACTGTAAAATCCTCATTCCCTCAGGCAGCCTTCCTTTAAAATTGCCTTCGATGAATGGTAAAAGGCGTCTCCACAGACGTCACCTTTATGCCCACGATGGGCATAAGGGCACCTCATCGTTTCTGACATCTGACATGTATAATTTAACCAAATGAATGCCTATTGGCAACAAAAACTGCAAAAATAAATACGATTTCCGTCAAAAACGATACGATCAAATACATCCAAGGAACCTTATCCGCCCTTTAGTTCATGGGGACTGGACTCTTTATTGGCCCAGCAGTTTAGGTTAAAAGCAGTGACATTGGCTATTTTTGCCAATGCTTCCTTGGTCAAAAAAGCTTGGTGGCTCGTGATCAGGACATTCTGAAAGGTGAGCAAGCGGGCGATCACATCATCCTGAAGGATATCTTCCGAATGGTCCTCGAAGAAAAGGTCTTCCTCCTCTTCATACACATCCATTCCGAAGCTGCCTATTTGGCCAGTTTTCAAGGCATCAATGACTTCTTTGGTATTCACCAAGGCACCCCTACTGGTATTGATGAGCATCACTCCCTTCTTCATGTGATCGATGCTGGAACTATTGACCATGTACTTAGAGTCGGACGTAAGGGGAAGGTGTAGGGTAATAATATCGGATTGGCTACAGAGGGTTTTAAAATCCACATACTTAATGGCCACTTCTTCCCTTAACCCCTCATTGATAAAGGGATCATATGCCAGTAGCGTACATCCAAAACCACTCAGTGTCTTGGCTACTTTGCTGCCTATTTTACCCGTACCGGCGATGCCAATCGTCTTTCCCTCCATGTCAAAGCCCACTAAGCCATCCAGGGAAAAATTAAGATCCCTCACCCTGTTATGGGCCTTGACCAGTTTGCGGTTTAGGGACAGCATCAGCGCCACGGTATGTTCTGCAATGGCCGCAGGTGAATATTCCGGCACACGGGCCACCTTAATGCCCAGTGCTTCCGCTGCTGAAAGATCCACATGGTTAAATCCTGCAGAGCGCAAGGCCAAATACCTTACCCCCATCTGCTGTAACTTTTCCAATACTGGCCGAGCACAATTATCGGTCACAAAAACGGCCACCGCCTCACTACCTGCGGCCAAATCCACGGTATCCATGGTCAGCCGCATCTCCAACAATTTAATTTCATGTCCTAAAAGGGCTTCTTGTAAATAAGCATGCTCAAATTTATGGGCACTGAATGCGGTAATTTTCATTGTCATCGAATTAAAAGGTGGGTATTTTTTAGTACTAAATTGTCAAATCAGGTTGCCCTATAAAACCCTCCGACCTTATGACAACTGGTGTTTTGCCGTCTCGCTGCGGTGAAGGACTTCCCTATATTTGACCTGAACCTGACAAAATAGGTTGGGTAATTTCAGGATGATTGCAACACACTATGCGCCTCCCGAATGCTTTAAAAATCACTTACTAAAAATAGCCGATTTTAAACTTACTTCAAAAATATCAAGGTCCAAAATTTAGGTAAATGCAGCCAAATCGTTATTGCCCCGAATGCCTGACAAACAATATATGAGGCAACTAGATGCCGTGATTGCCCT
It encodes:
- a CDS encoding 2-hydroxyacid dehydrogenase — translated: MKITAFSAHKFEHAYLQEALLGHEIKLLEMRLTMDTVDLAAGSEAVAVFVTDNCARPVLEKLQQMGVRYLALRSAGFNHVDLSAAEALGIKVARVPEYSPAAIAEHTVALMLSLNRKLVKAHNRVRDLNFSLDGLVGFDMEGKTIGIAGTGKIGSKVAKTLSGFGCTLLAYDPFINEGLREEVAIKYVDFKTLCSQSDIITLHLPLTSDSKYMVNSSSIDHMKKGVMLINTSRGALVNTKEVIDALKTGQIGSFGMDVYEEEEDLFFEDHSEDILQDDVIARLLTFQNVLITSHQAFLTKEALAKIANVTAFNLNCWANKESSPHELKGG
- a CDS encoding YtxH domain-containing protein yields the protein MGEGKVLLGLVAGLAAGVALGIMFAPDEGGKTRKKVQKQGEDLANNLNGKLDKKFDELKGSISDLSKKVKAQKDAVLPKES